One stretch of Planococcus sp. PAMC 21323 DNA includes these proteins:
- the nagE gene encoding N-acetylglucosamine-specific PTS transporter subunit IIBC — protein MFSFLQKIGKSLMFPIATLPAAALLLRFGQDDMLGIPFMSAAGAGIIDNLAIIFAIGIAMGLAHDGNGGAALAGAVAYLVLTSAIVTINDTINMGVFAGILSGIVGGLLYNKFYNVKFPQWLAFFGGRRFVPIITAATMTILAGLLGYAWPPIQEGIDSAGEWILNAGMFGVGAYGFLNRLLIPTGLHHVINTVVWFDFGTFTDASGEVVRGEINRFLKGDPTAGPFLSGFFPIMMFGLPAACLAMYAAAKKERKAIVGGMLFSIGFTSFLTGITEPIEFTFMFLSPLLYVIHALLTGVSMMVSYALDIHHGFGFSAGAIDYVLNYGLATNPLLLLVVGLGIGIIYFVIFYFLIIKLDLKTPGREDEDEEGAENTGSANGAVDVRAYHMIEGLGGVKNIAAIDYCTTRLRMSVKDAGLVDEKELKRHGAMGVMKVNKTNVQVVIGTAVEFLADAMKPRLASGNPAPSDLTVIEEEKTNEAVAALAVAAKDFEMPIQGDIIPLSEVPDEVFAKGMMGQGFAVMPTGDTLYSPVNGRVVSVFPTKHAIGIQTDTGVDILIHVGLDTVKLKGQGFETLVEQEAFVQRGDALLKLDLEFLKANAPSIATPVIFTNLTDQKVTMMKDGFQEQGTASILKVE, from the coding sequence ATGTTCAGTTTTCTACAGAAAATAGGGAAATCGTTAATGTTCCCGATCGCTACATTGCCAGCCGCAGCGCTATTGCTACGTTTTGGACAAGATGACATGCTCGGCATTCCGTTTATGTCAGCTGCCGGTGCTGGGATTATCGATAACTTAGCAATCATTTTTGCTATCGGTATTGCCATGGGTCTCGCTCATGATGGTAACGGTGGAGCAGCTTTAGCGGGTGCTGTTGCTTATCTTGTATTAACTTCAGCAATCGTAACGATTAACGATACGATTAATATGGGTGTTTTCGCCGGTATTTTATCCGGTATTGTCGGTGGACTTTTATACAATAAATTCTATAACGTGAAATTCCCACAATGGCTTGCTTTCTTCGGGGGCAGACGGTTTGTGCCAATTATTACCGCTGCAACGATGACAATTTTGGCTGGTCTACTTGGGTACGCATGGCCTCCAATTCAAGAAGGTATTGATAGTGCGGGTGAATGGATTTTAAATGCCGGTATGTTCGGCGTCGGTGCTTACGGATTCTTAAACCGTTTGTTGATCCCAACAGGATTGCACCACGTGATCAACACGGTTGTCTGGTTTGATTTTGGAACCTTTACGGACGCTTCGGGTGAAGTGGTACGCGGAGAGATTAACCGTTTCCTAAAAGGTGATCCAACAGCAGGACCGTTTTTATCTGGTTTCTTCCCAATTATGATGTTCGGTTTACCAGCAGCATGTCTTGCGATGTATGCAGCTGCTAAAAAAGAGCGTAAAGCAATTGTTGGCGGAATGCTTTTCAGTATTGGATTTACTTCATTCTTAACAGGGATCACAGAACCAATTGAATTCACGTTCATGTTCTTGTCTCCTCTATTATATGTAATTCATGCCCTACTAACGGGTGTGTCAATGATGGTTTCTTATGCATTAGATATTCATCACGGTTTCGGCTTCTCTGCCGGAGCGATTGACTATGTGCTCAATTATGGTCTCGCAACCAATCCGTTATTGCTTCTTGTCGTTGGACTGGGTATAGGAATTATTTACTTTGTGATTTTCTACTTCTTGATCATCAAACTGGATCTGAAAACTCCAGGCCGTGAAGATGAAGACGAAGAAGGAGCAGAAAATACAGGTTCAGCTAACGGAGCAGTTGACGTCCGTGCTTACCACATGATCGAAGGTCTTGGTGGCGTGAAGAATATTGCAGCCATCGATTATTGCACAACACGTCTTCGTATGTCGGTTAAAGATGCTGGTTTGGTAGACGAAAAAGAATTGAAACGTCACGGTGCGATGGGCGTGATGAAAGTTAATAAAACAAACGTTCAAGTCGTAATCGGTACAGCAGTTGAATTTTTAGCAGATGCAATGAAGCCGCGTCTAGCAAGTGGCAATCCAGCACCTAGTGATTTAACTGTAATAGAAGAAGAGAAAACAAACGAAGCGGTGGCAGCACTCGCTGTTGCAGCAAAAGATTTTGAAATGCCAATTCAAGGTGATATCATTCCGTTGTCTGAAGTACCTGATGAAGTATTTGCAAAAGGTATGATGGGGCAAGGATTTGCGGTTATGCCAACTGGCGACACGCTTTATTCACCAGTAAACGGTCGGGTTGTTAGTGTTTTCCCAACTAAACACGCCATCGGTATTCAAACGGATACTGGCGTAGACATATTAATCCATGTTGGTTTAGATACGGTCAAATTGAAAGGGCAAGGCTTTGAGACATTAGTAGAACAAGAAGCATTCGTGCAACGCGGAGATGCATTGTTGAAACTTGATCTGGAATTCTTAAAAGCAAATGCACCTTCGATTGCAACACCTGTAATCTTTACGAACTTAACCGATCAAAAAGTGACGATGATGAAAGACGGCTTCCAGGAACAAGGAACAGCTTCCATTCTGAAAGTCGAATAA
- the nagA gene encoding N-acetylglucosamine-6-phosphate deacetylase, whose product MMKSILISGITIADAKEESFVGDILIEDGVITRVAEKLDLQADSYVDATGKNWTAFPGFIDIHIHGAAGHDVMDGTPEALNGLASALPKEGTTSFLATTMTQTDEAISAALQNIRAFNAQDGQAEMLGVHLEGPFISDKRAGAQPIEHIITPSLPLFTKWQKLSGNQIRVVTLAPETATGSKFIKSLTDEGVTVSIGHSDATFEEVQTAVRCGAKHVTHLYNQMSPLHHRNPGVVGAALLEDELSVEVIADFIHSHPSSVELAFRQKGAEKLILITDAMRAKGLSAGVYDLGGQDVQVTEKDARLADGTLAGSILTMEKAIQNVQSITRCGLKELVSMTSANAAKALGLSNKGELKTGMDADIAIVDENFTVQLTICRGTIAYKKENQ is encoded by the coding sequence ATGATGAAAAGTATATTGATTTCAGGCATCACGATTGCAGATGCTAAAGAAGAAAGTTTTGTTGGGGATATTCTAATAGAAGATGGAGTAATAACGCGCGTCGCCGAAAAGCTTGATTTGCAAGCAGATAGCTATGTCGATGCAACGGGAAAAAACTGGACGGCTTTTCCTGGGTTTATTGACATTCATATTCACGGAGCTGCAGGGCACGATGTAATGGATGGAACACCCGAAGCGTTAAATGGCTTGGCATCTGCCTTGCCAAAAGAAGGCACAACAAGTTTTCTTGCGACAACGATGACACAAACGGACGAGGCAATTTCAGCTGCACTGCAAAACATTCGAGCGTTTAATGCGCAAGACGGTCAGGCGGAAATGCTGGGCGTACATTTAGAAGGCCCATTCATTTCAGACAAACGCGCGGGCGCGCAACCAATTGAACACATTATCACGCCGTCTTTGCCGCTATTTACTAAATGGCAAAAGCTTAGTGGCAATCAAATTCGTGTGGTGACTTTGGCTCCAGAAACAGCGACTGGTTCAAAATTCATTAAAAGTTTAACAGACGAAGGTGTTACAGTATCGATTGGTCACTCAGACGCTACGTTTGAAGAAGTGCAAACAGCTGTGCGTTGCGGAGCAAAGCATGTAACACATCTTTATAATCAAATGAGTCCACTACATCACCGCAATCCTGGGGTTGTAGGCGCCGCATTATTAGAAGACGAGTTATCAGTAGAAGTGATTGCTGATTTTATTCACAGTCATCCGTCTTCTGTGGAACTGGCTTTCCGTCAAAAGGGTGCAGAGAAACTCATTCTTATTACTGATGCGATGCGCGCGAAAGGTTTGTCTGCAGGCGTTTACGATTTAGGCGGTCAAGATGTGCAAGTAACTGAAAAAGATGCGCGACTTGCGGATGGCACATTAGCAGGCAGTATTTTGACGATGGAAAAGGCGATTCAAAATGTACAGTCGATTACACGATGTGGTTTGAAAGAGCTAGTGTCGATGACATCTGCTAACGCGGCAAAAGCGCTCGGACTGTCAAATAAAGGCGAGTTAAAAACTGGCATGGATGCAGATATAGCAATTGTCGATGAAAACTTTACTGTTCAACTGACGATTTGCAGAGGAACGATTGCTTATAAGAAGGAGAATCAATAA
- the nagB gene encoding glucosamine-6-phosphate deaminase yields the protein MKLIRVENYEEMSSKAAELVEQQILENDHAVLGLATGSTPLGLYENLIQGAKERGISYKNIHTVNLDEYRGLAGTHPNSYRYFMNEKLFRHIDIKVENTHIPDGKAKSVEEECRRYEALVNEIGPPDLQILGMGMNGHIGFNEPGTPENSVTHCVLLEPSTRNSNARFFSDRDEVPTHAITMGIESILKSKQILVLASGKTKAQAVKRLLEGRISEQFPASFLWKHSHVTLIVDKEAYSLVTANEE from the coding sequence ATGAAACTAATACGTGTCGAAAACTACGAAGAGATGAGCAGCAAGGCGGCAGAGTTAGTAGAGCAACAAATTTTAGAAAATGATCATGCAGTACTCGGACTTGCGACAGGCTCAACACCACTTGGTCTTTACGAAAACCTTATTCAAGGTGCGAAAGAACGCGGTATTTCTTACAAGAACATTCATACCGTAAACTTGGATGAATACCGAGGGCTAGCAGGAACTCATCCAAACAGCTACCGTTATTTTATGAATGAAAAGCTGTTCCGTCATATTGATATAAAAGTGGAAAACACCCATATTCCAGATGGTAAAGCGAAGTCAGTAGAGGAAGAATGCCGACGTTACGAAGCATTGGTTAATGAAATCGGACCACCGGATTTGCAAATTCTCGGTATGGGAATGAACGGGCATATCGGCTTTAACGAACCTGGAACACCTGAGAACAGTGTTACACATTGCGTATTGCTAGAACCTTCAACTCGAAACAGCAATGCCCGTTTTTTCAGTGATCGTGATGAAGTGCCAACACATGCGATTACGATGGGAATTGAGTCGATATTAAAAAGCAAACAAATTCTCGTGTTGGCTTCAGGAAAAACCAAAGCGCAGGCAGTCAAGCGTTTGTTAGAAGGACGCATTAGTGAACAGTTTCCAGCATCATTTTTATGGAAACACAGTCATGTTACACTAATTGTTGATAAGGAAGCTTACAGCTTGGTAACGGCAAACGAGGAGTGA
- a CDS encoding GntR family transcriptional regulator, which yields MLDKQSPIPIYIQIEEQLKQQIQQRDFVIGAAIPSERELSEYFGVSRMTVRQSITNLVNDGLLYREKGRGTFVASPKVEQPLNGLTSFTEDMLARGMTPSNKIINFEILEPDVEVATDLRLVDGEKVYFIERIRFADEKTMAIERTYLPVERFPGLHQDLLQGSLYAMIENNQQLKISHASQRMEAGMVKKEDAELLQIDVPAAILMIERISYLDGDLPFELVRSTYRADRYKFTTEIKR from the coding sequence GTGCTGGACAAACAATCGCCAATTCCGATTTACATTCAGATAGAAGAACAGCTAAAACAGCAAATTCAGCAACGAGATTTCGTAATCGGTGCGGCGATTCCATCTGAACGAGAGTTGTCCGAGTATTTTGGTGTTAGCCGGATGACGGTGCGCCAGTCGATAACCAATTTGGTGAATGATGGTTTGCTGTACCGGGAAAAAGGACGCGGCACATTTGTTGCTTCGCCTAAAGTGGAACAACCGTTAAATGGCTTAACGAGCTTTACAGAAGATATGCTAGCTCGTGGAATGACACCGAGCAATAAAATCATCAACTTTGAAATTTTAGAACCTGATGTTGAAGTTGCAACAGATTTGCGATTAGTTGATGGCGAAAAAGTTTACTTTATCGAGCGGATTCGCTTTGCCGATGAAAAAACAATGGCGATTGAGCGTACTTACTTACCAGTCGAACGATTCCCTGGCTTGCACCAGGATTTGCTACAGGGATCGCTATATGCGATGATTGAAAACAATCAGCAGTTGAAAATCAGTCATGCCTCCCAGCGGATGGAAGCTGGAATGGTTAAAAAAGAAGATGCCGAACTGCTACAAATCGATGTGCCAGCCGCTATCTTAATGATTGAACGCATCAGCTATTTAGATGGTGACTTGCCATTTGAGTTGGTTCGCAGTACGTACCGTGCAGATCGTTATAAATTCACAACCGAAATTAAACGTTAA
- a CDS encoding HPr family phosphocarrier protein: protein MIEKVYTITSDEGLHARPASKLVGAVSPFSADVKMLYKEREVNLKSIMGVMSLGVSKGNTVKITADGSDEESLMAKVDELIIAEGLGEA, encoded by the coding sequence ATGATTGAAAAAGTTTATACAATAACAAGCGACGAAGGGTTACATGCACGTCCAGCATCAAAACTAGTTGGAGCGGTATCCCCGTTTTCAGCTGACGTGAAAATGCTTTATAAAGAAAGAGAAGTTAACTTAAAATCCATCATGGGCGTTATGTCACTTGGCGTTTCAAAAGGCAACACAGTTAAAATTACAGCTGACGGCAGTGATGAAGAATCATTGATGGCGAAAGTAGATGAACTAATTATCGCTGAGGGACTTGGGGAAGCATAA
- a CDS encoding SIS domain-containing protein, whose protein sequence is MLKSYFKQAQEHLELVEKNETPAMLFAAKKVSDAIQSGGIIQLFGCGHSHILTEEVFYRAGGLVPIKPIFVEPLMLHEGAVQSSELERKNDYAASFLKDQDFQKDDVVFVISTSGRNPVPVDVALAASEKGAFVIGITSLSYSVSQSSRHSTGKHLFNSVDLVIDNHSVPGDAVLSYEGVDIPFGPTSTVVGVTILNAIFAEAIKEMADAGFEPPIFLSGNIDGSDEHNHKLIDKYSERIPLLS, encoded by the coding sequence ATGTTAAAAAGTTATTTCAAGCAAGCACAAGAACATCTAGAGCTTGTTGAAAAAAATGAAACACCAGCAATGCTATTCGCTGCCAAAAAAGTATCAGATGCCATCCAATCGGGTGGCATCATTCAATTATTTGGTTGCGGACACTCGCATATTTTAACCGAAGAAGTGTTTTACCGTGCGGGTGGATTGGTACCAATCAAGCCGATTTTCGTAGAACCGTTAATGTTGCATGAAGGTGCCGTCCAATCATCCGAGCTAGAGCGGAAAAACGATTATGCAGCGAGTTTCTTGAAAGATCAAGATTTTCAAAAAGACGATGTGGTTTTTGTCATCTCAACATCTGGTCGTAACCCTGTGCCTGTAGACGTAGCTTTAGCAGCGAGTGAAAAAGGCGCATTTGTTATTGGCATTACCTCACTTTCGTATTCTGTGAGTCAGTCCTCGCGACATAGCACGGGCAAGCATCTATTTAATTCAGTAGATTTAGTAATCGACAATCACTCTGTCCCTGGTGATGCTGTATTATCCTACGAGGGTGTTGACATACCATTTGGTCCGACTTCAACAGTAGTCGGTGTCACAATATTAAATGCAATTTTCGCAGAAGCTATTAAAGAAATGGCAGATGCCGGATTTGAGCCACCGATATTCTTGAGTGGCAATATCGACGGGTCAGACGAACATAATCACAAGTTGATCGATAAGTACAGCGAGCGAATTCCGTTGTTGTCTTAA
- a CDS encoding YdhK family protein, whose product MIKKNFLLLTMSTLTAITLAACSDTEEDMNPVDPETDVEMNEEKGDDAGHGGMDHSSSGEVPEGLAEADSPTFEVGSQAIIKADHMPGMDGAEATIVGAYDTTVYALSFTPTTGGEPVENHKWVIHEELEDAGDMPLSAGDEAVITADHMEGMDGATATIDTAEETTVYMVDFVDTESGDEVTNHKWVTESELSAE is encoded by the coding sequence ATGATTAAAAAGAATTTTTTACTACTTACAATGTCGACTTTAACGGCAATTACGTTAGCGGCTTGCAGTGATACAGAAGAAGATATGAACCCCGTAGACCCGGAAACTGATGTTGAAATGAATGAAGAAAAAGGTGACGATGCGGGTCATGGCGGTATGGATCATTCTAGTTCTGGTGAAGTGCCTGAAGGCTTGGCAGAAGCGGATAGCCCAACATTTGAAGTTGGCAGTCAAGCGATTATTAAAGCTGATCATATGCCAGGAATGGATGGTGCTGAAGCGACGATCGTTGGCGCTTACGACACGACGGTTTACGCATTGAGCTTTACACCAACTACTGGTGGCGAACCTGTAGAAAATCATAAATGGGTCATTCATGAAGAGTTAGAAGATGCTGGCGACATGCCACTTTCAGCTGGAGACGAAGCGGTAATCACCGCAGATCATATGGAAGGCATGGACGGAGCCACTGCAACAATCGACACTGCGGAAGAAACTACGGTTTATATGGTCGACTTTGTGGACACTGAGAGCGGTGACGAAGTAACTAATCATAAATGGGTAACTGAAAGCGAATTATCTGCTGAATAA
- a CDS encoding F510_1955 family glycosylhydrolase, whose product MKARWMLTPLMTGLLLVGCAQNDESTSETNENSEEFEVAFDGRFDHVHGMGYIENEEGLYFATHNGLRIYRNGKWLEETEHANDYMGFNAVADGFYTSGHPGPDSMMQNPIGIQRSKDGGRSLDHMGFEGETDFHHMAVGYRNHHMFVLNPQENSQMGPGYYHSENEGEEWKQVSGSGLEGEVSAFAMHPNDSQLIAAASTDGIFLSEDGGDSFSLLTEDGVFGTAVFFNEESLYYATYGTQAELINYTIKTGDKESIELPDLPEDGILYIAQNPLQQEQLSIYTAVGHAFIFEDGDWKQILNAGQVEQ is encoded by the coding sequence ATGAAAGCACGCTGGATGTTAACTCCTTTAATGACAGGGTTGCTGCTTGTTGGATGTGCACAAAACGATGAATCAACTAGCGAGACCAATGAAAATTCAGAGGAATTTGAAGTAGCATTTGATGGCCGATTTGATCATGTTCACGGCATGGGCTATATCGAAAATGAAGAAGGCTTGTATTTTGCTACGCATAACGGCTTACGAATTTATCGCAATGGAAAGTGGTTAGAAGAAACCGAGCACGCAAATGATTATATGGGATTTAATGCAGTAGCGGACGGCTTTTATACATCTGGTCATCCAGGACCGGATTCGATGATGCAAAATCCAATCGGTATCCAACGCAGCAAAGACGGTGGTCGTTCACTCGATCATATGGGCTTTGAAGGCGAAACGGATTTTCATCATATGGCTGTCGGTTATCGCAATCACCATATGTTTGTGTTGAATCCACAAGAAAATTCGCAAATGGGACCTGGATATTACCATAGTGAAAACGAAGGAGAAGAATGGAAACAAGTCAGTGGATCTGGATTGGAAGGCGAAGTTTCTGCTTTTGCGATGCACCCAAATGATTCGCAACTCATTGCGGCAGCTTCGACAGATGGTATTTTTTTATCGGAAGATGGCGGAGATAGCTTTTCGCTACTGACAGAAGATGGTGTTTTTGGTACGGCTGTATTTTTTAATGAAGAGTCGCTATACTACGCAACGTACGGTACACAAGCAGAGCTTATCAACTATACAATAAAGACAGGCGATAAGGAGTCAATCGAGTTGCCTGACTTACCGGAAGACGGGATTTTATATATCGCTCAAAATCCGCTCCAACAAGAACAACTTTCCATTTACACCGCAGTCGGTCATGCATTTATTTTTGAAGATGGCGACTGGAAGCAGATTTTAAACGCTGGACAAGTAGAGCAATAA
- a CDS encoding sensor histidine kinase yields MFNKLSLKIGLLFFIFILIIETFLFTTLYVTLVNERVDEVMENLLARGETHSEVLADSFEDVTLSHVGMMEAATDFIVVITDKDGEILVNSDALEPEMLAVLDHTEFEEIPTKGEIVEESWQNKRYIATDSPITINGQHAGHVFMFSPTDNIDRIIGHLKNQFLLVALIALVLTIVTVLLLSRFITLPLIRMKEATEQLSQGNNKVDLTNERNDELGELANAITKLSTDLDRLKKARNEFLSSISHELRTPLTYIKGYADILDRGDTTEKEREEYLTIIREETAHLTLLIGNLFDLAKLDRNQFTIEQKNVSIATLLSSIAILVKPAFDDEQLTLSVNSGEDLQAYIDAERVQQVLLNILDNARKHSFAGGSVMITCIEEEDKIVIQIRDEGQGIPEDELPFVFDRLYRVEKSRSRERGGSGLGLAIAKEIIESHGGQINIDSQIGKGTTVTIRLKRGGNHL; encoded by the coding sequence ATGTTCAATAAACTATCTTTGAAAATCGGGTTGTTGTTTTTTATCTTTATATTAATTATTGAAACATTCTTGTTTACAACCTTGTATGTAACGTTGGTTAATGAACGAGTTGACGAAGTGATGGAAAATTTGTTGGCCCGAGGTGAAACACATAGCGAAGTGTTAGCTGACAGTTTTGAGGATGTTACGTTGAGCCATGTGGGCATGATGGAAGCGGCAACTGATTTTATTGTTGTGATTACCGACAAAGATGGCGAAATCTTAGTTAATTCGGATGCACTAGAACCAGAAATGCTGGCAGTTCTTGATCATACAGAATTTGAAGAAATACCCACTAAAGGTGAAATTGTCGAAGAAAGTTGGCAAAACAAACGTTATATCGCGACCGATAGTCCGATTACAATTAATGGACAACACGCAGGTCATGTCTTTATGTTTTCGCCAACTGACAATATCGATCGCATCATCGGGCATTTAAAAAATCAATTTCTGCTAGTAGCACTTATCGCATTGGTATTAACAATTGTTACGGTTTTACTGTTGTCACGATTTATTACGCTGCCGTTAATTCGCATGAAAGAGGCGACAGAGCAGTTAAGCCAAGGTAATAATAAAGTCGATTTAACAAATGAACGAAATGATGAGCTTGGCGAATTAGCCAATGCAATTACCAAATTATCGACAGACCTCGACCGATTAAAGAAAGCGCGTAATGAATTTTTGTCGAGTATTTCGCATGAATTGCGGACACCGTTAACTTATATTAAAGGCTATGCTGACATATTAGATCGCGGGGACACAACAGAGAAAGAGCGGGAAGAATACTTGACTATTATCCGCGAAGAAACAGCACATTTAACGTTATTAATTGGGAATTTATTTGATTTGGCCAAATTGGATCGTAATCAATTTACTATTGAACAAAAAAACGTCTCAATTGCAACGTTATTAAGTTCCATAGCTATTTTAGTTAAACCAGCATTTGATGATGAGCAGCTTACTTTGTCCGTAAATTCTGGGGAAGACTTACAAGCTTATATCGACGCTGAACGTGTTCAACAAGTATTGCTCAATATTTTAGACAATGCCCGTAAGCATTCATTTGCAGGTGGTAGTGTTATGATCACTTGTATAGAGGAAGAGGACAAAATCGTGATTCAAATTCGCGACGAAGGGCAAGGCATACCTGAAGACGAGCTGCCATTCGTTTTTGACCGACTTTACCGTGTGGAAAAATCTAGATCGCGAGAAAGAGGCGGTTCCGGACTTGGATTGGCGATTGCTAAAGAAATTATCGAATCGCACGGTGGACAGATCAACATCGACAGCCAAATTGGCAAAGGAACAACTGTGACCATTCGATTGAAAAGAGGTGGAAACCATTTATAA
- a CDS encoding response regulator transcription factor, producing MLVDDEKRMLDLVALYLKPHNYVCTKADNGKQALELLKKESFDLVLLDIMMPDMDGWEVCRDIRKFSDVPIIMLTAREQQEDVVKGLRLGADDYMTKPFGEDELLARMEALLRRSAPTKRVEFKGLLWNEESFELTYEQKSIRLTPKEFSMLGLLLKNPNKVFERDRLLELIWGFDSETEGRTVDSHVRNIREKVRQAGFPVDDHFLTVWGIGYKWVH from the coding sequence ATGTTAGTGGACGATGAAAAACGAATGCTCGATTTGGTTGCCCTTTATTTAAAACCACATAACTACGTATGCACAAAAGCAGACAATGGCAAACAAGCTTTAGAATTATTAAAAAAGGAGTCTTTCGATTTGGTGTTACTTGATATTATGATGCCAGATATGGACGGCTGGGAAGTGTGTCGAGACATCCGAAAGTTTTCTGATGTCCCGATTATTATGCTAACAGCTCGCGAACAACAAGAAGACGTCGTCAAAGGACTTCGACTCGGTGCTGATGACTACATGACAAAGCCTTTTGGCGAAGATGAATTGCTCGCGCGTATGGAAGCTTTGCTCCGCCGTAGTGCTCCTACAAAGCGGGTTGAGTTTAAAGGCTTACTTTGGAACGAAGAAAGTTTCGAGTTAACTTATGAACAAAAGTCGATTCGTCTGACCCCGAAAGAATTTTCAATGTTGGGATTGCTACTTAAAAATCCAAATAAAGTATTCGAACGTGATCGGTTATTAGAACTGATTTGGGGATTCGACTCGGAAACAGAGGGACGAACAGTTGATTCGCATGTCCGCAATATTCGAGAAAAAGTTAGGCAAGCAGGATTTCCCGTCGACGATCATTTCTTGACAGTATGGGGAATTGGCTATAAATGGGTTCATTAA
- a CDS encoding phytoene desaturase family protein, translating to MTRHVLVVGAGIGGLTAGSLLAKDGWSVTLLEASSELGGCASKFKRHKYLFPVGATLGMGLEPGGIHERIFRYLGKPMSIEPLERVMEMVHPDATFVFHKDRQQHVKGIVALFPSHSEKIQAFYKEVFAVATTVRTLMDPLPALPPANANEWAYLVKSMRPQHMKLLPYFNQTLGQRLKKHGLSELHEFRHMLDGLLIDSMQTGSEDVAYLLSAVALDIYHEGAYYVPGGLYRFAELMGDSLTENGGLLKKRRTIEKLEQQGDGWIATDHRGNLYEATDVILNLPIQQLTKIFSPELVSKLKVSLRDGIAGETWATLTLYLAVDLTKLDEPLPAFRQISTGDGLAEGGHFFMSSSLPGDELRAPEGFQTITISTHSRIEEWDNQKKYEATREVLTERMLQAIQQVIPGFRDAIVHMESGAPKAWERFAGRVNGFVGGFPQTLDAALFHSISHHSGLPNLYVCGDHIFPGGGTIGAAASGIHAARSVSGKRLI from the coding sequence ATGACTCGACATGTATTGGTTGTAGGTGCGGGTATTGGTGGTTTAACAGCGGGTTCACTACTTGCAAAAGATGGGTGGTCCGTGACCCTACTCGAAGCATCTTCAGAGCTCGGTGGTTGCGCCAGTAAATTCAAACGTCATAAATACTTATTTCCCGTTGGTGCAACTCTCGGTATGGGTCTCGAACCTGGCGGCATTCACGAACGTATTTTTCGTTATCTTGGAAAACCGATGTCTATTGAGCCACTCGAACGCGTAATGGAAATGGTTCACCCGGATGCGACTTTCGTGTTTCATAAAGACCGGCAGCAACACGTTAAAGGCATCGTTGCTCTTTTCCCATCCCATAGCGAAAAAATTCAAGCATTCTATAAGGAAGTCTTTGCTGTAGCTACGACTGTCCGCACGTTAATGGATCCTCTTCCTGCCTTGCCTCCCGCAAACGCAAACGAGTGGGCTTATTTGGTTAAATCAATGCGACCGCAACATATGAAGCTGCTCCCTTATTTCAATCAAACCTTGGGTCAGCGTTTAAAAAAGCATGGCCTTAGCGAGTTGCACGAATTTAGGCATATGCTTGATGGTTTGTTGATAGATAGCATGCAAACTGGCAGTGAGGATGTTGCCTATTTACTTTCTGCAGTAGCGCTTGATATTTACCACGAAGGGGCCTATTACGTACCAGGGGGCTTGTATCGCTTTGCTGAATTAATGGGCGACAGCTTAACAGAAAATGGTGGCTTGTTGAAAAAACGACGAACAATCGAAAAACTAGAGCAACAAGGTGATGGATGGATTGCGACCGATCACCGCGGCAATCTATATGAAGCAACCGACGTTATTTTAAACTTGCCAATTCAGCAATTGACGAAAATATTTTCTCCTGAACTGGTCTCTAAACTAAAGGTATCTTTACGTGACGGCATTGCAGGAGAAACTTGGGCAACGTTGACACTATACCTAGCTGTTGATCTGACCAAACTAGACGAGCCATTGCCTGCATTCCGACAAATTTCGACTGGAGACGGACTTGCTGAAGGCGGACATTTCTTTATGTCTTCGTCTCTTCCTGGTGACGAATTGCGTGCACCTGAAGGCTTTCAAACAATAACAATTTCTACCCATTCGCGGATCGAAGAATGGGACAATCAAAAAAAATATGAAGCAACGAGAGAAGTCTTAACCGAACGCATGCTGCAAGCGATCCAGCAAGTGATTCCTGGATTTCGTGATGCGATTGTTCATATGGAAAGCGGTGCACCTAAAGCTTGGGAACGTTTCGCAGGCCGTGTAAACGGCTTTGTTGGCGGATTCCCTCAAACTTTAGATGCTGCTTTGTTTCATTCGATTTCTCACCATTCGGGACTGCCTAATCTATATGTTTGTGGCGATCATATTTTCCCAGGTGGTGGAACTATTGGAGCTGCTGCAAGTGGCATTCATGCAGCACGTTCGGTTTCTGGTAAGCGATTGATATAG